From the genome of Arthrobacter sp. ERGS1:01:
TCAACATGCCCGCCCGGACGGTGGTGCTGGAAAAGCTGGAGAAATTCAATGGCGAGGCGCACGTGGGCATCACGGCGGGGGAGTACACCCAGCTGACCGGCCGGGCCGGGCGCCGCGGCATCGACGTCGAGGGCCATGCCGTGGTCCTGTGGCAGCCGGGCACCGACCCCACCGCCGTGGCCGGCCTTGCCTCCCGGCGCACCTACCCGCTCAATTCCAGCTTCCGGCCCACCTACAACATGAGCATCAACCTGGTGGCCCAGTTTGGCCGCCGCCGCACCCGCGACATCCTCGAATCCTCCTTCGCCCAATTCCAGGCCGACAGGTCCGTGGTTGACCTGGCCCGCCAGGTCCGTTCCCGCGAGGAGTCCCTGGCCGGCTACGAAAAGGCCATGAGCTGCCACTTGGGCGATTTCAACGAGTATGCGAAGCTCCGCCGGGAATTGTCCGACCATGAATCCGGCGCGTCCAAGACCAAGGCCAAGCAGCGCCGGGCTGCCGTGGCCGAATCACTGGCCAGGCTCCGGCCCGGCGACGTGATCCTGGTGCCCGCCGGGCGCAACCCGGGCCACGCCGTCGTGCTTGAGGCCGACTCCAACGCGCGGGAGCCGCGCCCCGGAATCCTGACGGTGGGCAAGGAGGTCCGCCGCCTGGGCATCCATGAACTGACGGGCCCGGCCGTGCCCGTGGCGCGCGTACGCATCGGCAAGGGGTTCAACGCCAAGGTTCCCAAGGACCGGCGGAACCTGCTGGCCGCCGTCGAGGATTCGCTGGCCGATCCCACCGGCACCCGCCCCGACCGCACCACGGCGTTCACCCGGCTCGAATCCGGCCAGTCCGAGGACGAGGCCATTGAGGCGCTGCGGCGAGCCCTGCGCACGCATCCCTGCCACGGCTGCAGCGACCGGGAGAACCACGCCCGCTGGTCCGAGCGGTGGTGGAAGCTGCGCCGCGAGACCGACGGCCTGGTGAGGGCCATTTCCCAGCGCACCAATACGATCGCGAAGACCTTTGACCGGGTCACCGACCTGCTGGCGGCCTACGGTTTCGTGGAGACCGACGACGCCGGCGAACTGCGTCCCAGCGCCGACGGGCAGCGCCTGCGCCGCGTCTACGGCGAAAAGGACCTGCTGATCGCGCTGGCCCTGCGCGAGGGCGCCTTTGCCGACCTGGACGCGGCCGAGCTGGCGGCATTTGCCACCACCGTGGTCTACCAGGCCAAGCGCGACGACGGCGGGGTGCGTCCGCGCATGCCCAGCGTCAGCCTGGAAACCTCGGTGGAGTCCGTGGTGCGCCTCTGGTCGGTCCTGCAGGACGCCGAGGAGTCGCACCGGCTGCCCCTGACCGGGGAACCGGAGCTGGGCCTGGTGTGGCCCATGTTCAAGTGGGCCAAGGGCCGGACCCTGCAGGAGTCGCTGCACGGCACCGAGCTGGCCGCCGGCGACTTTGTGCGCTGGACCAAGCAGGTCATCGACCTCGTTGACCAGCTCGCGAAGGTGCCGGGAATGCCGCCGGAGTTTTCCCGGTTGTGCAAGGCGGCGATTGCCTTGCTGCGCCGCGGCGTGGTGGCCTACACCGCGCTGGTTGACTAGGCCCGGGCACACCCCACATTTTTCATCAGTTTTTTTATGGAAGGACCCCCTTCAGCCATGTCATTGACCATGTATCGCAACGGCTCCGTCTACAGCGCCGCCGATCCTTTTGCCACGGCCATGCTCGTCGACGG
Proteins encoded in this window:
- a CDS encoding DEAD/DEAH box helicase, coding for MPMPQSPSPAERYAAAKNRAADAGTDFGAFKETLDFELDDFQITACRALVAGRGVLLAAPTGAGKTIVGEFAVYLALSHGNKAFYTTPIKALSNQKYQELARKYGLENVGLLTGDTSINSEAPVVVMTTEVLRNMLYADSDTLAGLAYVVMDEVHYLADRFRGAVWEEVIIHLPTEVAVVSLSATVSNAEEFGAWLGTVRGDTAVVVSEHRPVPLWQHVMVQREIVDLFATNRSFDEMAAELEAAASGGALDGAAKVKVNPELLKLARTESAGAHRGRQGGRPGHRDRRGHGSNAFARSFSDSGAVKRASRPQVIRALDSQNLLPAITFIFSRAACDAAVQQCAAAGIWLTTPEEREEIAHRVDGACAQLPDADKEILGYWGWRDGLLRGLAAHHAGMLPSFKEVVEGLFADGLVRAVFATETLALGINMPARTVVLEKLEKFNGEAHVGITAGEYTQLTGRAGRRGIDVEGHAVVLWQPGTDPTAVAGLASRRTYPLNSSFRPTYNMSINLVAQFGRRRTRDILESSFAQFQADRSVVDLARQVRSREESLAGYEKAMSCHLGDFNEYAKLRRELSDHESGASKTKAKQRRAAVAESLARLRPGDVILVPAGRNPGHAVVLEADSNAREPRPGILTVGKEVRRLGIHELTGPAVPVARVRIGKGFNAKVPKDRRNLLAAVEDSLADPTGTRPDRTTAFTRLESGQSEDEAIEALRRALRTHPCHGCSDRENHARWSERWWKLRRETDGLVRAISQRTNTIAKTFDRVTDLLAAYGFVETDDAGELRPSADGQRLRRVYGEKDLLIALALREGAFADLDAAELAAFATTVVYQAKRDDGGVRPRMPSVSLETSVESVVRLWSVLQDAEESHRLPLTGEPELGLVWPMFKWAKGRTLQESLHGTELAAGDFVRWTKQVIDLVDQLAKVPGMPPEFSRLCKAAIALLRRGVVAYTALVD